The genomic DNA GAAGCCGTGTTGAATGATTCAGAAAGGCGGCCTGTCCTTGAAGGTTGACTGGCCCGATTTGAAAGTATGAATGTATGAAAAAGGTATAGAAGAAGCCTGTCGgagaactctggcctctttctttGGTCGTCTATCAACACAACTTAAGACGTTGGTGAAAGACGATCACTTCTGCAGAGAAAATGATTCCTCAATCTATTTGCGTGGGCGGCGAGAAGTAAGAAACCTGTGATTTTAAATCTCTGATCTGATGTCTATGGCCATGTACAAATATCATTTTTTTTGCACGTTTTGTCATGGGCCACAGGATATTCAACTCACCACTTTATAATGATCCAGTGGTCCATGAACAGTCAACTGCTGCTGCAATTTGTTTTTTTCTTAGTACAATAAGAGGGATTTCTATCAGTGTGCAAGGCATTTGTGTGTTCCAACTAGCAGATCTGTACTCTATATGGAGGGATTTTAGTGCCAAAAGAAATTGAATCTGAATTGAATTTATTTTTCCATTAAAAACCACTCCGTAACTGTAAGCCTATATGTACTGTAGATTGTAGTCCTAGACATAGTGCTGACCCCAGGCCTGTGTGCTGTGCGCCCTCCCTCTTCTAGGCGAGTTCATCAAAGCCCTGTACGAATCAGACGAGAACTGTGAGGTGGACCCGGGGAAGTGTTCCTCGGGAGACCTCCCTGAGCACCAGAGCAACCTGAAGATGTGCTGTGAACTGGCCTTCTGCAAGATCATCGACTCCTACCGGtaaatacaacccccccccccgccaatGCAATTAGCTAGCATTAGCCCTCATACTCTACTATCAAGTGTCCATCTTTCAGGGCTTTCACAATTATCGAATCAATAATGAAAGCGTGAATTGTGCAAAAGGTCAAGTCAAAAACAACATGGTGGTACTGCATTCATGGAAGGAAGGTATTTTATTTAGAGGTAATATTTCCTTCTCTACCAGTGTTTTTCCACGGGAGCTGAAAGAGGTGTTTGCCTCGTGGAGGCAGGAGTGCAGCAGTCGGGGCCGGCCGGACATCAGCGAGCGTCTTATCAGCGCCTCCCTGTTCCTGCGCTTCCTGTGTCCGGCCGTCATGTCCCCGTCGCTTTTCAACCTGATGCAGGAGTACCCAGACGACCGCACCGCGCGAACCCTCACCCTCATCGCCAAGGTCACACAGAACCTCGCCAACTTCACCAAGTAagtgcgggtgtgtgtgtttgcgatTGCGTGTGaacaagtgtgtgtgcgtgcgtacgtgtgcGCAACCATGAAAATATActtgtatatgtgtatatgtgtttatCTGATGAAAATAGCATAATTTCCCCCTTGTTTTGGTGTTTGTTTCTTTGTCTGTCCAGGTTTGGTAACAAGGAGGAGTACATGTCCTTTATGAACCACTTCCTGGAGCACGAGTGGACCAACATGCAGCGCTTCCTGCTGGAGATCTCCAACCCAGAGACCATCTCCAACACGGCAGGGTTCGAGGGTTACATCGACCTGGGCCGCGAGCTCTCCACCCTGCACTCCCTGCTGGCCGAGGCAGTCTCTCAGCTGGACCAGGTACCAGGATTACACCACACTACTTTGATTTACTCTCTAATGGCAACCTCACGATACTCGCTACTTTCCGCAAGCAGAGCTACCGGAAATCAGTCCTTTTCAATGGGCTTGACATAAAGATGCACATTTTGCTAGGACAGCAGTCTATTGTCACCATGTAGATGTTATATGTGAAAAGACATGTTACTAAATAATGAATTCATAGGAAGTTCATGGAAGAAATTGTAAAGAACTATACTTGACATTATTATTTTGTGTCCCTGCAGAGCACAGCCTCTAAGCTGGGTCCACTGGCACGTATCCTGCGGGACGTGAACTCAGCACTGACCAACCCGTCTGGGGTCCAGGTGTCTACGCCCACAGAGCGTATGGGctcccccccccttcccctccccctggCAGGCTGCAGCCTCTCCACCGGCCTGCCTATCCACAAGATGGTCATGGACAGCGAGCTTTCTGGGTATTTGTGCTTCGTATGACACACAACCTGCAGAGATCTGAGGATTACagcatttcaatatttattttaacAGATGTTGATTTTACATTTCTGCAATTTTTTTTAACAGTTCTGTGGGAACCACAAGGACATTATCTTTACAGTGTCTCCGGGTCAAAACAAAATGTATCTCATttttcaatgttgtcttggtgcAGGTTGGTTGATTTTACGAGGCTACCGTCGCCAACCCCAGAGAACAAGGACCTATTCTTTTTGACGAGGAACTCTGGCATCCAGCAGTCTCCAGCCAGAAGCTCCAGCTACTCGGAGGCCAACGAGGCTGAGGTGCAGCTCCCCAACGGCAGCAAGAGTCTATCAATGGTGGACCTGCAAGATAGCCGCAGCCCGGAGAGTACCCCTGTCCCCCGCCCTGCCTCCCCCAGCGACATGCTCCTCAATGAATGCCAGTCCCCCGTCGCCCCTGGGCCGGGGGGCTGGGCCGCCCGCACCCCTCAGGGCATTATCCCCGGACCCACCCTCAGGAGAATGGTTCAGACCCCCACCAACCCTAGCACAGAGAGCAGCACCCTAGGTCCAGGGAGGCCCTCCCAGCTCCTGGCCCCGCTTTCATTCCAGAACCCCGTTTACCAGATGGCCACGGGCATGACCATGTCCCCGCGGGGTCCCCTGGCCGATTCAGGCTCTGAAGGCCACAGCTCTCACAGCTCTCAGGGCAACAACACAGAGGATGCCCCCAAGCACCAAGGCGTATTCCTCACCCAGGGGGTTGCAGTCGGGAGCGGGGGAGGCAGCAGCAGTGAGGAGTTTGCGCGGCGCTCAGGGGAGTTCACGACCCGCCGCCAGCTGTCCCTCATGGAACCCCAAAGGCAGAACAGCTCCGGTCCCCAGCGCAGGATAGACCAGCCCCCTCCGCCCGTCACCAGGGGCAGGACGCCGCCACACATGCTCCAGACGGCCTACCCTGGGCCGCGGCCCTCCAGCGGCAGCATGATGTCATCATCTCCCGACTGGGGGCCCAGTGGCGGCACCCGGTTGAGACAGCAGTCGTCCTCATCCAAAGGGGACAGTCCTGAGACCAAGCAGCACACCCTGCATAAAGTGAGTAGAGCATGTCacgtctatgtgtgtgtgaggagggggGGGCTGTGTGGGGTCTCACTATTATCCTGGACAGCCACTGTCTGCTTACTTTTATTATAGATAAGCTCTTGGTTGACTAACTACTTAATATCTATCGAGCCAGAGTTTGGATTGCATGTACTGAAGTTTGGCAAGCAACGCTAATGGGTCTGGCTGTGCGTATTATTCTGGACTTCACCCATTGGTTATGGAGAGTTATTCCTCATCAGAATCTTATTTCCTGCAGCACAAGTATAAATCCAAACTCTGGCTAGAGAGATATTAAGATTCTGATGAGGAATAACCAATGGCAGAACTACAGAAAAATACACACAGCCAAACTTCATCTGTGGCCTAGAGGGATGAGCCAGGCAGGATAATGACCTCAGTGGACGTATCCAGCTCacagtcacagtggtgggtggagAGGGTATGTATGGAGAGCCCAACTGGCCTCAATAAGCTATCATAACACTCAGCCTTGCTGAGCCAATAGCAAATCACCCAGGGCAGTGAGCCACAGGCATTACCCTACAGGCCTCAGCGCTGGAGCCTGCTAACAGACTAGACAAGCAGAATTAATTGTGTGACTGTGGACACCGGAGTGGTTATTAAATGCCTGTTCCGCTCCACTAAATCATTTTTGTACGTGGTCTGAATAAATCCTCGTTATAAAATGATCAAGCATTTGTCATCTAAACTcaactgcaccccccccccccccccaccccacccccccattGGTAATATTTACGATTAAAACAAAACAAGTGTTCTACTCTATTTTGGGctcggtctctgtgtgtgtgtgtggcagtctCCAGGTCTCAATCAGAGTAGAAGGGGTTATACGAGAATGGGGGCAAGTGAAAAGACTGGTTTAACATACAGACTAAAGAAACCATTTTGCTTTTAAACAAATCAATGATTCAAATCTTCTTTATCCAGTTTTTAGAGACGTGAGACCAAGCTCTCATGACTCTGTAATAACCTTGACAAAGACAATGCCAGATGGACAATGCAAAATGATCAGTTGTTCCTCTAAATCCTCCTAGCTGAAGACACTggctctcctctactcctctgtaGACACTggctctcctctactcctctgtaGACACTggctctcctctactcctctgtaGACACTggctctcctctactcctctgtaGACACTGGCTCTCCTCTACTCCTTTGTAGACACTggctctcctctactcctctgtaGACACTggctctcctctactcctctgtaGACACtgactctcctctactcctctgtaGACACtgactctcctctactcctctgtaGACACTggctctcctctactcctctgtaGACACTggctctcctctactcctctgtaGACACTGGCTTCTCATTCTAGCGTGTGATCGTCATCGTGCTGCAGTCATTTACCCTGCTGCGCTTCTTCTCCATGACTTACCAGAAGGCTTTGTGTGTGCGTGATGTGTATGCGTGTTCGTTCCCACCAGGCCCCCTCCCCTGTGAACCCCAATGCTCTGGACCGCACTGCTGCCTGGCTGTTGAATATGAATGTGCAGTATTTAGACCACGAGGGAGTTGACCCAGATACCAAGCACAGGGAAGACCTTCGAAGCAAAGAGGAGCTCACTCAAACCGAAAAGGTAACAAACGTCTAGCCTCTACTAAAAATTTTAAAAACCTGGCACCTGCTACAGCACCCACATCACATCACCATATTGTTCAGCACAGCCACTTACAGACGTCATCTTTATTACCtcagaggaggagcaggaagtCATAAAAGATGAACGGGAGCAATTACTACGTGATTCCAGGGTTGTTGTTGATTGCCAACACGGAAGTGAATGTGTTGAGGAACCAAAAGCAAAGGCATAACAAAGGCATTGTGTCTCTCCCTACTAGCAGGCCTGTCCATGATTTGAATTCACGTGAATATTGAAGGGTAAATGCTGCTTAAGTAGTATGGAAAATGATTCTGTGCGTGCGGAGAGATGCCCCCTGATATATACTGGTCGTGTATTTATAGTTTTGCATACGCGTTCAATTAGCTTCTATTCTGACGTTGTTTAGATGTAGGCAGACAGAGGGGATCAGGCTGAACGGCTCGTACTGCAGCTCAAGAGAGGCCCTATCTCAAAAGACACCGTGGTGACAAGGCAAGAGTGTGCCCTCCCTCTGCCAACTCTCCCAGCTTCTCCAATGAATTATACACCAGCAACATATTGCACTCGCGCACACTTATAAGCCAAAGACACTTGACACATTttcatcacacacatacacaaatgaaTAGTTTTCAACTCCTAGATGGTTTTCAACTTTTCTTTTCAAGAGGTGTTTTAGTGATTATTTCAAAGATGTTAGGCCTGCCAAAGGGAGAACCAATCACTGTCCTTTTAAAGCGATAGGGGTGATTCTTACGAATCAAACCGCTGTTTGTTATGTTGGTCAATTACTACCAATAAATCACCTTTTATAAAATCGTTAGTTGAAGGGCACTTTAAGAGGTTTGTATTAAAAAAAGACAGGAATGTAGTACTAAATTGCTAAAGTAGAATATTTGAAAAATTGGGCGTCATTCTGGTTTTAGACCCAGTTCAGTGTACTGTGCGTTTTTTATGTAGTCAAGTACCTTAAGCAAGGGCAGTGTCTGGAATGTCATTCAAAGTTGGACGTAAAACCCCTACATTTTAAATCCCATTTGACTTAAGAGGTTGATCGTGCAGCTTGTTTACTGCTGTGGGATGTATTATTTGATATTAGTTTTGGATTCACTTGCTTGCAAAACTTCCTGGCGACAGCAGAAATGTACCCAAAAGCTTTGCAGGATCCTGCATTTGAACCCAGTCTGCTTTTCACAGCATGACTTGGAGCTGTGTTTGTATGTATTAtgcatccccattagctgctgccaaggcagcaaaattaaggcagttatacattttaaatacattcataatagatttcacaacatattaacCGCGTGccctctactaccacatatctataacacaaaatctaatgtgtacatgtgtgtatgttattgtgtgtttgtatgcatgtgtctatgtttgtgttgcttcacggtccccgctgttccataaggtgtatttttgtctttgtttttttaaatctaattttactgctggcatgagttacttgatgtggaatagagtttcatgtagtcatggctctatgtagtactgtgcgcctcccatagtctgttctggacttggggactgtgaaaagacctctggtggcatgtcctgtagagtatgcatgggtgtcagagctgtgtgctagtagtttaaacagacagctcggtgcattcagcatgtcaacacttcttacaaaaacaagtagtgatgaagtccatTCCTTCTCCACTTGGTGCCacgagagattgacatgcatattattaatgttagctctctgtgtacatccaatggtcagccgtgctgccctgttctgagccaattgcaattttcaaAATCcatttttgtggcacctgatcacacgactgaacagtggtccaggtgtgacaaaactagggcctgtgggacctgccttgttgattgtGCTGTTGatgcagagcagcgctttattatggacagacttctccacaTTCtaactactgttgtatcaatatgttttgtccatgacagtttacaatctagggttactccaaaccgtttagtctcctcaacttgctcaatttccacattatttattacaagatttagttgaagtttagggtttagtgaatgatttgtcccaaatacaatgcttttagtgtGACTTGATTGTGAACCTGAATTGTCATCCACAGACTTTCATTAGCATACACTTGTTAGTCCACAGACAAGGGTGGATGGTAATACCACTCTTCTGTCAGCAGTTGAGTACAGTGGCCCTCTGTAGCTCAGAAGGTAGGGAATGGCACTTGCAACGTGAGGATAATGGGTTCAATTCCCAGGACCTCCCAGGACCAGCcatacataaaaaaaatctattcaCGCATGACTTTAAGTCGCTTTTGATAAAAGCATCAGCTAAATGGCATCTTATTATATTCTGgcatatatttaagcaataaggtctgaggaggtgtggtatatggccaatataccacagctaagggctgttcttatgcataacgcaacacggagtgcctggacacagcccttagacgtgcggtatattggccatatatcacaaacccctgaggtgccttattgctattataaagtgGTTACCAATGAAATTAGagtagtaaaaaataaatgaggTGCTATATCCGTGGTGTACATTCTGATAtacctgtcagccaatcagcattcaggggtcgaaccacccagtttatattaTATCATTATATTACAAGAAAAACAGGAGCACACCGAACAGAACCACAAACGGGGTCAAAGCCCACTAAATGGGTGCAGCTTTGAAAATAACAGGTGTGTTCGCGTGCGTTTGGGCATGCACGTACgtgcacaggtgtgtgtgtgtgtacggtcaCTGACTCGCCACGGCCGACTCTGTCCTGTGTCCAGTACCAGCAGGAGATCGCCATCCTGCAGGAAAAGCTGCGTCTGTCAGCCAAGAAGCTGGAGGAGTATGAGTGTCACCTGAAGGGCCAGGACGAGCAGACCCAGACGATGCTGCTGGAGTACCAGGCCCGcctggaggacacagaggagCGCCTGCGCCGGCAGCAGGACGACAAGGAGCTCCAGATGAAGAGCATCATCACCAGGTGGGGAGTCCTCTACCTACCACTGGAGGCTAGTGTCACTTGAAATCGGGGGACAGGTTTATTGGCTTGTTGTATTGGCTGTAATTAGGGTGACGGTAATAGACTTCTGAATGATACTGTATTGGTTGCTTCCACATATTTTGCTGATTTTGATTGGGGTGTATCTTAATGCTTATGCTCCTagcgccaacagtgcagtagtacctAACAGTACAAAACAATATACGCAAATCCCCCTAAAAAAAATCAAGAAAGgtattaagaaatatagaaatattacaaCATGCAATGTCAgtgtccggaatataaatatatatgtatatgatggtgtggatagaaaaggtgtgtacagcagtagttatataggatgagccttgactagaatacagtatatacatatgaagtgggttaAACAGTACAGTCTgcaaacattattcaagtgaccagtgttcaatgactatgtacgtagtcagtagtcagtagtcagtagtcTCTAAGGTGCCAGGTTGAGTaccaggtggtagccggctagtaacagtgactaaagttcagggtactggccggctagtggtgactattaaACAGTCTGATGGCGGTAATTGACCAgacttttttttaatcaaattatTTTTGGGACGGTATTTATCCATAACCATCGGTTTCACGGTTATACAGTAATTGTGCCAGCTCTAGCTGTAATGGAATAAACGGAACGTTTCCAACTACCGCAATGAGCCACCCTCccttcaccagcctccactgtcctCTGCCTACACGTACACACTATGAACTATGTAATTTAGTCCTGGTTTTGTGTACATTTTGTACCAGCTATTTTTAATGTCTTATTTGTTGTTTTGTCAGTGCTATGCGTCGAAgtgaaatgtaatatttttaaCATCACTATAATAAAAGACCAATCAGTCAACAACTCCAGCTTTCACCAGCCACCAGTACAAACATACATTTGTTACTGTTTCAGGCTGATGTCTGTTGAGGAGGAACTGAAGAAAGATCATTCGGATATGCAATCGATAGTGGACTCAAAACAGAAGATCATTGAAGCCCAGGTGAGCGCTTGGTGTATAGGAGAGATGTGTTGGCTGTATCAGCAATTACAGTTCCGCAACTGTGAATATACTGTGTTTACTGAAATACTGTATACACAGCTTTACTCTGTCAGTCTAAGGTCTTGAAGAGGACGGCGCCCTCTGGTGTTAAGAAAATGTCAACGACCTCAGATTGAAAATGAAAGTCTAGCTCCCTGCAAACGAACCAGTCACTGGAATTACTGTGACAAGTACACTCTGGACTGTATGTGGATGTGGACTGTATGTGGACAATATGTTTCTGTTCTTGAGAAACATTCCCTTTCAGTTCACAATAGCGGCTACTTGTTTCGATGAGGTCCTGTTGGTCTCCTGAGGAGCTACAGTTTATCAGCAATATGCTGAAGGATTCATTGGATTGTGTGAGGATGTGTAACAATACTAACCTTCCGCTTCGTCCCTCGgtccttcttcctccctcccccttcctcctcactCTGCAGGAGAAACGCATCGCCTCTCTGGACTCGGCCAACACCCGCCTGATGAGCGCTCTGACCCAGCTGAAGGAGCGCTACAGCATGCAGACACGCAACGGCATCTCCCCCACCAACCCCAGCAAACTCCAGATCACTGAGAACGGAGAGTTCAGGAACAGCAGCAACTGCTAGGGACGGGGGAGAGGGCCTCGCCAATAACCTCGCCAACTCAATAACACTTGGGCTAGGGGAGAGACGAGTATATGGCCACACCCAGTCACTCTCTGGAGAAACATGTTCATACTGAACAAATCCATTATTTTCAATGGATGAGGTCATGATGAGTAGACTGACTGAAGCTGTTGCTGAACAACATAAAGGAATTAATCAGATTGACTTTAGAGAAAGTTATAACGACACCTGGCTGCATGACATCCCAAACTCTCTATCCCCGTACATGAAACAACATTGTAACAAATAAGATGGGAATAGGTTGCACTGTTATCTTGGGAAAGAGCCCGTTTTGAAGTGATTTGAACCATTTATAAGCTTCCGAATGTTTCCAAATTTCTCACGTACGCGTTTGCGTATAAGTTTCAGTCACCGCGTTGAAATAGCACGGGTTGCTAAAAGAGGATACTCCTTTATGGATCCTACAC from Oncorhynchus clarkii lewisi isolate Uvic-CL-2024 chromosome 30, UVic_Ocla_1.0, whole genome shotgun sequence includes the following:
- the LOC139389865 gene encoding disabled homolog 2-interacting protein-like isoform X2 gives rise to the protein MPGSALDKCPSIEPSTSTPFKVTGFLSRRLKGSIKRTKSQPKLDRNSSFRNILPGFKTADNDRSHLMPRLKESRSHESLFSPSSAVEALDLSMEDEVLIKPVHSSILGQDYCFEVTTSTGTKCFSCRSSAERDKWMENLRRAVNPNKDNSRRVENLLKLWIIEAKDLPAKKRYFCELCLDDTLYARTTCKLKTDNVFWGEHFEFNNLPAINSVTVHLYKETDKKKKKDKNSYVGLVIIPTGAVMGRQFVEKWYSVSTPNPSKGKTPGPMIRLKSRYQSMSILPMESYKEFAEYITNNYMLMCSIMEPGLSVKNKEEMASALVHILQSTGKAKDFLTDLMMSEVDRCGENEHLIFRENTLATKAIEEYLKLVGQKYLQDALGEFIKALYESDENCEVDPGKCSSGDLPEHQSNLKMCCELAFCKIIDSYRVFPRELKEVFASWRQECSSRGRPDISERLISASLFLRFLCPAVMSPSLFNLMQEYPDDRTARTLTLIAKVTQNLANFTKFGNKEEYMSFMNHFLEHEWTNMQRFLLEISNPETISNTAGFEGYIDLGRELSTLHSLLAEAVSQLDQSTASKLGPLARILRDVNSALTNPSGVQVSTPTERMGSPPLPLPLAGCSLSTGLPIHKMVMDSELSGLVDFTRLPSPTPENKDLFFLTRNSGIQQSPARSSSYSEANEAEVQLPNGSKSLSMVDLQDSRSPESTPVPRPASPSDMLLNECQSPVAPGPGGWAARTPQGIIPGPTLRRMVQTPTNPSTESSTLGPGRPSQLLAPLSFQNPVYQMATGMTMSPRGPLADSGSEGHSSHSSQGNNTEDAPKHQGVFLTQGVAVGSGGGSSSEEFARRSGEFTTRRQLSLMEPQRQNSSGPQRRIDQPPPPVTRGRTPPHMLQTAYPGPRPSSGSMMSSSPDWGPSGGTRLRQQSSSSKGDSPETKQHTLHKAPSPVNPNALDRTAAWLLNMNVQYLDHEGVDPDTKHREDLRSKEELTQTEKYQQEIAILQEKLRLSAKKLEEYECHLKGQDEQTQTMLLEYQARLEDTEERLRRQQDDKELQMKSIITRLMSVEEELKKDHSDMQSIVDSKQKIIEAQEKRIASLDSANTRLMSALTQLKERYSMQTRNGISPTNPSKLQITENGEFRNSSNC
- the LOC139389865 gene encoding disabled homolog 2-interacting protein-like isoform X1; translated protein: MPRLKESRSHESLFSPSSAVEALDLSMEDEVLIKPVHSSILGQDYCFEVTTSTGTKCFSCRSSAERDKWMENLRRAVNPNKDNSRRVENLLKLWIIEAKDLPAKKRYFCELCLDDTLYARTTCKLKTDNVFWGEHFEFNNLPAINSVTVHLYKETDKKKKKDKNSYVGLVIIPTGAVMGRQFVEKWYSVSTPNPSKGKTPGPMIRLKSRYQSMSILPMESYKEFAEYITNNYMLMCSIMEPGLSVKNKEEMASALVHILQSTGKAKDFLTDLMMSEVDRCGENEHLIFRENTLATKAIEEYLKLVGQKYLQDALGEFIKALYESDENCEVDPGKCSSGDLPEHQSNLKMCCELAFCKIIDSYRVFPRELKEVFASWRQECSSRGRPDISERLISASLFLRFLCPAVMSPSLFNLMQEYPDDRTARTLTLIAKVTQNLANFTKFGNKEEYMSFMNHFLEHEWTNMQRFLLEISNPETISNTAGFEGYIDLGRELSTLHSLLAEAVSQLDQSTASKLGPLARILRDVNSALTNPSGVQVSTPTERMGSPPLPLPLAGCSLSTGLPIHKMVMDSELSGLVDFTRLPSPTPENKDLFFLTRNSGIQQSPARSSSYSEANEAEVQLPNGSKSLSMVDLQDSRSPESTPVPRPASPSDMLLNECQSPVAPGPGGWAARTPQGIIPGPTLRRMVQTPTNPSTESSTLGPGRPSQLLAPLSFQNPVYQMATGMTMSPRGPLADSGSEGHSSHSSQGNNTEDAPKHQGVFLTQGVAVGSGGGSSSEEFARRSGEFTTRRQLSLMEPQRQNSSGPQRRIDQPPPPVTRGRTPPHMLQTAYPGPRPSSGSMMSSSPDWGPSGGTRLRQQSSSSKGDSPETKQHTLHKAPSPVNPNALDRTAAWLLNMNVQYLDHEGVDPDTKHREDLRSKEELTQTEKYQQEIAILQEKLRLSAKKLEEYECHLKGQDEQTQTMLLEYQARLEDTEERLRRQQDDKELQMKSIITRLMSVEEELKKDHSDMQSIVDSKQKIIEAQEKRIASLDSANTRLMSALTQLKERYSMQTRNGISPTNPSKLQITENGEFRNSSNC